The DNA region AAGATTTCTTACATAACCCACCTAAAGGAACATTTACTAAAGTAAGGGCTAATGGGGGTATTTTAAGATATAATCCCTTCACTAATACTTTTGGTGTGATGAATGCGGATGGTATCCCTAAAACACTATTCAAACCTACAAGAGGTCTGGAATATTGGTTTAATCAATAAAATAGATAATAATGAAAGAGGAACATTATTGTAGAATATGTGGGCTATATATATAAGCCTTGGGGGAATGATGGACAATCTCCTACATATGAGATATGTCCATGTTGTGGGGTTGAATTTGGAAATGAAGATTTTGATCTTTCTTCTATCAAAGAGTACAGGACAGAATGGTTAGAAAATGGTGCTAATTGGTTTGACAAAGAGAGTAAGCCCAATTTCTGGGATGCAAAGAAGCAGCTTATGAATGTGCCGAAGCGTTTCGAGTAAAAGTCTTCCACCGTTCGTCCAGTCGGATATGTCATCCGGCTGTCACTGAATATTAGGCTTTCCTAACCCTTACTAAATTTATAATCCCTGTCTCTTACTGTAAAATATCAGTAGAGGCAGGGATTATTTATTGACGGAGCTTAAAATATATTCTTTTGATTGTTTGTCCCTGTTCGTTTATATGCTCACATTTGTGTTCATCATCCAATAATTTTACATAAAAAAGACTTCAATAGAATGCTATTCCCAAGAAAAATAGTATTTTTGGAAGAATTATTGAAAAGGATACCTTTATATATAACTTTAAAAAGAACCGACTATTATGATGGAAAAAACACTGGTTATTTTGAAACCATGTACCCTCCAAAGAGGCTTGGTAGGTGAGATTACGAACAGATTCGAACGTAAAGGCTTGCGTCTGGCCGGAATGAAAATGGTTCAGCTGACGGATGAAGTGCTCAGTGAGCATTACGGCCATTTAAGTGCGAAGCCCTTCTTTCAGCGCGTGAAGGATTCGATGATGGCCTGTCCGGTTATCGTGTGTTGTTTTGAAGGGGTAGATGCCATTGAAGCGGTGAGAGTTTTGACTGGCCCTACCAATGGCAGGAAGGCGGCTCCCGGAACCATCCGCGGAGATTACAGTATGAGCTTCCAGGAAAATATCGTTCATGCATCCGACTCACCCGAAGCGGCTGAAGTGGAATTGAAAAGATTTTTTAAACCGGAAGAAATATTTGACTATAAGCAGGCTACATTCGACTTCTTGTATGCTAATGACGAGTATTAGTGAGGAAAAAGAAAAATAAGTTTGCGATAAACTACGCTGATGTAGTAAGGAAAATGTCGACTACAGCTTTCAAATTCAATTAAAGTAGTATCTTTGTGCCCGGAAAATTAATCTTCATTCAGTGAACCTGGTTATTGATATAGGAAATACGGTGGCAAAAGTAGCTGTCTTTGATGGTGTTTCACTATTGGAAGTGGCGTATGACTCTAATCGGAATTTGGAGCATCTGTCGGACATCTATAGTAAATATCACTTCGAAAAAGCAATTGTCGCTACTGTCATCGATTTGAGCGAGCAGGTGCTGGCACAATTGGCATTACTTCCCATACCTGTGCTTTGGCTGAATGAAACGACTCCACTCCCGGTAGTGAATCTATATGAAACGCCCCGGACGCTGGGGTATGATCGTATGGCTGCCGTGGTGGCTGCCAATGAGCAATTTCCCGGAAAAGACATACTGGTGATAGATGCCGGCACGTGCATTACGTACGAATTTGTGGATGCCGAAGG from Bacteroides sp. MSB163 includes:
- a CDS encoding type III pantothenate kinase, whose product is MNLVIDIGNTVAKVAVFDGVSLLEVAYDSNRNLEHLSDIYSKYHFEKAIVATVIDLSEQVLAQLALLPIPVLWLNETTPLPVVNLYETPRTLGYDRMAAVVAANEQFPGKDILVIDAGTCITYEFVDAEGRYHGGNISPGMQMRFRALHQFTGRLPLVQREGRELPMGKDTETAIRAGVLKGMEYEISGYIVAMKHKYPELLVFLTGGDDFSFDTNLKSIIFADRFLVLKGLNRILNYNNDKI
- the ndk gene encoding nucleoside-diphosphate kinase, with the protein product MMEKTLVILKPCTLQRGLVGEITNRFERKGLRLAGMKMVQLTDEVLSEHYGHLSAKPFFQRVKDSMMACPVIVCCFEGVDAIEAVRVLTGPTNGRKAAPGTIRGDYSMSFQENIVHASDSPEAAEVELKRFFKPEEIFDYKQATFDFLYANDEY